Proteins from one Mycolicibacter virginiensis genomic window:
- the murG gene encoding undecaprenyldiphospho-muramoylpentapeptide beta-N-acetylglucosaminyltransferase: protein MAVADALRALDADVRITALGTARGLETRLVPARGYDLELITPVPLPRKINADLARLPLRVLRAVRETRAVLRDVQADVVIGFGGYVALPAYLAARGLGAKRVPVVIHEANARAGLANRVGARGARRVLSAVPDCGLADPEVVGVPVRAAITNLDRAALRAEARAEFGFADDARVLLVFGGSQGARSINQAVAGAAKHLAAAGVSVLHAHGPKNTLDLPPAGAGDPPYVAVPYLDRMDLAYAAADLAICRSGAMTVAEVSAVGLPAVYVPLPIGNGEQRLNALPVVNAGGGILVDDAQLTPDFVADTVAGLLTDTARLAAMTSAAVLAGHPEAARRVASVALDVASAARDGQ from the coding sequence ATGGCGGTCGCCGATGCGCTCCGTGCCCTGGACGCCGACGTCCGGATCACCGCGTTGGGCACCGCCCGAGGTCTGGAGACCCGGTTGGTGCCGGCCCGCGGTTACGACCTGGAGTTGATCACCCCGGTGCCGTTGCCCCGCAAGATCAATGCCGACCTGGCCCGGCTCCCGTTGCGGGTGCTGCGGGCGGTTCGGGAGACCCGGGCGGTACTGCGCGACGTGCAGGCCGATGTGGTGATCGGCTTCGGCGGCTATGTGGCGCTGCCGGCATATCTGGCCGCACGCGGTCTCGGTGCCAAGCGGGTGCCGGTGGTGATCCACGAGGCCAATGCCCGCGCCGGCCTGGCCAATCGGGTCGGCGCCCGGGGCGCGCGGCGGGTGCTGTCGGCCGTTCCTGATTGCGGCCTGGCCGACCCCGAGGTGGTCGGGGTGCCGGTGCGGGCGGCGATCACCAACTTGGACCGGGCTGCGCTGCGAGCGGAGGCCCGCGCCGAATTCGGCTTCGCCGATGACGCCCGGGTGCTGCTGGTCTTCGGCGGATCGCAGGGCGCCCGCTCGATCAACCAGGCGGTGGCCGGTGCGGCCAAACATCTTGCCGCTGCGGGCGTTTCGGTGTTACACGCGCACGGACCGAAGAACACCCTAGACCTGCCGCCGGCCGGCGCAGGTGATCCGCCCTACGTCGCGGTGCCCTATCTGGACCGGATGGACCTGGCGTATGCGGCTGCGGACCTGGCGATCTGCCGTTCGGGGGCGATGACGGTTGCCGAAGTGTCGGCGGTCGGTCTGCCCGCGGTGTACGTGCCGCTGCCGATCGGCAACGGCGAACAGCGCCTTAACGCGCTTCCGGTGGTCAACGCCGGGGGCGGAATCCTGGTCGACGACGCGCAGCTGACCCCGGATTTCGTGGCCGACACCGTCGCCGGGCTGCTCACCGACACCGCGCGGCTGGCCGCGATGACCAGCGCCGCGGTCCTGGCCGGGCACCCGGAGGCGGCACGACGGGTGGCTTCCGTCGCACTGGACGTCGCGAGCGCAGCGAGGGACGGCCAGTGA
- the murC gene encoding UDP-N-acetylmuramate--L-alanine ligase — MSADQLPPELSRVHMVGIGGAGMSGIARILLDRGGLVSGSDAKESRGIHALRARGAQVRIGHDASALDLLPGGVTTVVTTHAAIPKTNPELVEARRRGIPVVLRPAVLAKLMAGRTTLMVTGTHGKTTTTSMLVVALQHCGLDPSFAVGGELGSAGAEAGTNAHHGSGPLFVAEADESDGSLLEYTPNVAVVTNIEADHLDFFGSAEAYTQVFDAFVERIAPGGAVVVCVDDPGGAELAERTAAQGIRVLRYGTERPGTTALDGELVAWEQQGTGAVAEIMLAGTGERRAMRLSVPGRHMALNALGALLAAVEVGAPLDAVLDGLAGFDGVRRRFELVGSAGVTGSVRVFDDYAHHPTEIAATLTAVRALLDERGTGRSLVVFQPHLYSRTKEFAAEFGRSLNGADEVFVLDVYGAREQPLPGVSGASVAEHVSVPVHYLPDFSAVPEAVAAAAGPGDVIITMGAGDVTMLGPEIVTALRARTDRTPPGSRGVL, encoded by the coding sequence GTGAGCGCCGACCAGCTGCCGCCGGAGCTGAGCCGGGTACACATGGTCGGCATCGGGGGAGCGGGCATGTCCGGAATCGCCCGCATCCTGCTGGACCGCGGGGGGCTCGTCTCGGGCTCGGATGCCAAGGAGTCCCGCGGGATTCACGCGCTGCGCGCCCGGGGCGCGCAGGTGCGCATCGGACACGACGCGTCGGCCCTGGATCTGCTGCCCGGTGGGGTCACCACGGTGGTCACCACCCACGCGGCGATTCCCAAGACCAACCCCGAGCTCGTCGAGGCCCGTCGGCGCGGCATCCCGGTGGTGTTGCGACCGGCGGTGCTGGCGAAGCTGATGGCCGGGCGCACCACGCTGATGGTCACCGGCACCCACGGCAAGACCACCACCACATCGATGCTGGTGGTCGCGTTGCAGCACTGTGGACTCGATCCGTCGTTCGCGGTCGGTGGCGAATTGGGTTCTGCCGGTGCAGAAGCCGGCACCAACGCCCATCACGGCAGCGGGCCGCTGTTCGTCGCCGAGGCCGACGAGAGCGACGGATCGCTGTTGGAGTACACCCCCAACGTCGCGGTGGTGACCAACATCGAGGCGGACCACCTCGACTTCTTCGGCAGTGCCGAGGCCTACACGCAGGTGTTCGACGCGTTCGTCGAGCGCATTGCGCCGGGTGGGGCAGTGGTGGTGTGCGTCGATGACCCCGGCGGCGCCGAGCTGGCCGAGCGCACTGCGGCGCAGGGCATCCGGGTGCTGCGTTACGGCACCGAACGCCCTGGGACGACGGCGCTCGACGGTGAGCTGGTCGCCTGGGAGCAACAGGGCACCGGTGCGGTCGCCGAGATCATGCTGGCCGGAACGGGCGAGCGCAGGGCGATGCGACTGTCGGTGCCCGGACGCCACATGGCACTTAATGCGCTCGGCGCGCTGCTGGCGGCGGTCGAGGTCGGCGCGCCGCTGGATGCGGTGCTCGACGGCCTGGCCGGGTTCGACGGGGTGCGCCGCCGATTCGAGCTGGTCGGCTCGGCGGGCGTCACGGGATCGGTGCGGGTCTTCGACGACTACGCACACCATCCCACCGAGATCGCCGCGACCTTGACCGCGGTTCGGGCCTTGCTGGACGAGCGTGGAACCGGGCGCAGCCTGGTGGTGTTCCAGCCGCATCTGTATTCGCGGACAAAGGAGTTCGCCGCCGAGTTCGGCCGGTCGCTGAACGGCGCCGACGAGGTTTTCGTCCTCGACGTCTACGGTGCGCGCGAGCAGCCGTTGCCTGGGGTGAGCGGCGCCAGTGTCGCCGAACATGTCAGTGTGCCGGTGCATTACCTCCCGGACTTCTCGGCGGTGCCCGAGGCGGTGGCGGCGGCCGCCGGTCCGGGTGACGTGATCATCACCATGGGCGCCGGCGACGTCACCATGCTGGGCCCGGAGATCGTCACCGCGCTGCGGGCACGCACCGATCGCACCCCTCCCGGCAGCCGGGGCGTGCTGTGA
- a CDS encoding cell division protein FtsQ/DivIB — MEGPRRRARRERAERRAAQARAEAIEQARREAKRRLRTGSAEPAKGVPRGTIRGLKMVLAVFLAAVLVVGLGLILYFTPLMSVREIEVSGIATVTREEVLDVARVQLGTPLLQIDTGSVADRVATIRRVASTRVQRQYPSVLGIAVVERVPVVYKDFPDGPHLFDRDGVDFATGAPPRMLPFFDVDNPGPADPSTLAALQVMTSLAPEVAGQISRVAAPSVASITLTLADGRVVVWGNTDRTAEKAQKLAALLTQPGHTYDVSSPDLPTVR; from the coding sequence GTGGAGGGACCGCGGCGCCGGGCCCGCCGAGAACGCGCGGAGCGGCGCGCCGCGCAGGCACGTGCCGAGGCGATCGAACAGGCCCGCCGCGAGGCGAAGCGGCGACTGCGCACGGGTTCTGCCGAGCCGGCGAAAGGCGTTCCCCGCGGCACCATTCGGGGCCTGAAGATGGTGTTGGCGGTCTTCCTGGCGGCGGTGCTCGTGGTCGGGCTCGGGTTGATCTTGTACTTCACCCCGTTGATGTCGGTGCGCGAGATCGAGGTCAGCGGTATCGCGACGGTGACCCGTGAGGAAGTGCTGGACGTGGCGCGGGTGCAGCTGGGAACGCCATTGCTGCAGATCGACACCGGCAGTGTGGCCGATCGGGTCGCGACGATCCGACGGGTGGCCAGCACCCGGGTGCAGCGGCAGTATCCCTCGGTGCTGGGGATCGCGGTGGTTGAGCGAGTACCGGTGGTCTACAAGGACTTTCCCGACGGCCCGCACCTGTTCGACCGGGACGGCGTCGACTTCGCGACCGGTGCGCCGCCGAGGATGCTGCCGTTCTTCGACGTGGACAATCCCGGCCCGGCGGACCCGTCCACCCTGGCCGCCCTGCAGGTGATGACCTCGCTGGCGCCCGAGGTGGCCGGGCAGATCAGCCGGGTGGCCGCCCCGTCGGTGGCGTCGATCACCCTGACGCTGGCCGATGGCCGGGTGGTGGTCTGGGGCAACACCGACCGCACCGCGGAGAAGGCCCAGAAGCTGGCGGCGTTGTTGACCCAGCCCGGCCACACCTATGACGTGTCGAGTCCGGACCTGCCGACCGTCCGGTAG
- the ftsZ gene encoding cell division protein FtsZ, translating into MTPPHNYLAVIKVVGIGGGGVNAVNRMIEQGLKGVEFIAINTDAQALLMSDADVKLDVGRDSTRGLGAGADPEVGRRAAEDAKDEIEELLRGADMVFVTAGEGGGTGTGGAPVVATIARKLGALTVGVVTRPFSFEGKRRSNQAENGITALRESCDTLIVIPNDRLLQMGDAQVSLMDAFRSADEVLLNGVQGITDLITTPGLINVDFADVKGIMSGAGTALMGIGSARGDGRALKAAEIAINSPLLEASMEGAQGVLMSVAGGSDLGLFEINEAASLVQDAAHPEANIIFGTVIDDSLGDEVRVTVIAAGFDSAGSGRKPVTGTAGAARHAMAPGQAGKVTSSLFDPVDAVSVPAPTNGATVSVGGRNGDDGCDDDDVDVPPFMRH; encoded by the coding sequence ATGACCCCACCGCACAACTATCTGGCCGTCATCAAAGTCGTGGGTATCGGTGGTGGCGGTGTCAATGCCGTCAACCGGATGATCGAGCAGGGCCTCAAGGGCGTTGAGTTCATCGCGATCAACACCGACGCGCAGGCATTGCTGATGAGCGACGCCGACGTCAAACTCGACGTCGGCCGTGACTCCACCCGCGGCCTCGGTGCCGGCGCCGACCCCGAGGTGGGTCGTCGGGCCGCCGAAGACGCCAAGGATGAGATCGAGGAGCTGCTGCGCGGCGCCGACATGGTGTTCGTCACCGCCGGCGAGGGTGGCGGCACCGGCACCGGCGGTGCCCCGGTGGTCGCGACCATCGCCCGCAAGCTCGGCGCACTAACCGTCGGCGTGGTCACCCGGCCGTTCTCGTTCGAGGGCAAGCGGCGCAGTAACCAGGCCGAGAACGGCATCACCGCACTGCGGGAGAGCTGCGACACCCTGATCGTGATCCCCAATGACCGGCTGCTGCAGATGGGCGACGCCCAGGTCTCGCTGATGGACGCGTTCCGCAGCGCCGACGAGGTGCTGCTCAACGGTGTTCAGGGCATCACCGACCTGATCACCACCCCCGGCCTGATCAACGTGGACTTCGCCGACGTCAAGGGCATCATGAGCGGCGCCGGCACCGCACTGATGGGCATCGGATCGGCCCGCGGTGACGGCCGAGCGCTCAAGGCCGCCGAGATCGCGATCAACTCGCCGCTGCTGGAAGCCTCGATGGAAGGCGCCCAGGGCGTGCTGATGTCGGTCGCCGGCGGCAGCGACCTGGGGCTGTTCGAGATCAACGAGGCGGCATCGCTGGTGCAGGACGCCGCGCACCCCGAGGCCAACATCATCTTCGGCACCGTGATCGACGACTCCCTCGGCGACGAGGTGCGGGTCACGGTGATCGCGGCCGGCTTCGACTCGGCGGGCTCCGGCCGTAAGCCGGTGACCGGTACCGCCGGTGCGGCCCGGCACGCGATGGCGCCCGGACAGGCCGGCAAGGTCACCTCGTCGCTGTTCGACCCGGTGGATGCGGTCAGTGTGCCGGCTCCCACCAACGGTGCGACGGTCAGCGTCGGCGGGCGCAATGGCGACGACGGCTGCGACGACGACGACGTCGACGTGCCGCCGTTCATGCGGCACTGA
- the pgeF gene encoding peptidoglycan editing factor PgeF: protein MTFRIRRVTTTRSGGVSKAPFDSFNLGDHVGDDPAAVAANRARLAKATGLGPDRLVWMNQVHGDHVVVVDGPRDTPIDATDALVTTVPRLAMVVVTADCVPVLMADARAGVVAAVHAGRVGAQHGVVARALESMLAAGARAGDVSVLLGPAVSGLHYEVPAEMADEVEAALPGSRTVTSAGTVGLDLRAGIARQLRGLGVQAIDADPRCTAADPKLFSHRRDGLTGRLASLVWLG from the coding sequence ATGACTTTTCGCATCCGGCGGGTGACGACCACCCGCTCCGGTGGTGTGTCGAAGGCTCCGTTCGACAGCTTCAATCTCGGCGACCACGTCGGCGATGACCCGGCCGCGGTGGCGGCCAATCGCGCGCGGTTGGCCAAGGCGACCGGCCTCGGTCCCGATCGGCTGGTGTGGATGAACCAGGTCCACGGCGATCATGTGGTGGTTGTCGACGGCCCGCGCGACACCCCGATCGACGCCACCGATGCTTTGGTGACTACCGTGCCCCGGCTGGCGATGGTGGTGGTGACCGCCGACTGCGTCCCGGTGCTGATGGCCGACGCCCGGGCCGGAGTGGTCGCCGCGGTCCATGCCGGCCGGGTCGGCGCGCAGCATGGTGTGGTCGCTCGCGCGCTGGAGTCCATGCTGGCGGCCGGGGCACGGGCCGGCGACGTTTCGGTTTTGCTGGGCCCGGCCGTCAGTGGGCTGCACTACGAGGTCCCCGCAGAGATGGCCGACGAGGTCGAGGCGGCACTGCCGGGCAGTCGCACGGTCACCTCGGCGGGCACTGTCGGACTGGATCTGCGGGCCGGAATCGCGCGTCAACTAAGGGGATTGGGCGTGCAGGCCATCGACGCCGACCCGCGTTGTACGGCCGCGGACCCGAAACTGTTCAGTCATCGACGCGACGGACTCACCGGTCGGCTGGCGTCTTTGGTGTGGCTGGGATGA
- a CDS encoding cell division protein SepF — translation MSTLHKVKAYFGMAPMEDYDDDYYDDGDDRAGSRDYAPRAERFGEDVFDRVGGRSEGRYDDRFEDRDYDDAPAGYRGGYDDDARDPRYRAREFDRPRDFERRFSSLRGSTRGALAMEPRRMAQMFDESSPLSKITTLRPKDYSEARTIGERFRDGTPVIMDLVSMDNADAKRLVDFAAGLAFALRGSFDKVATKVFLLSPADVDVSPEERRRIAETGFYAYR, via the coding sequence ATGAGCACACTCCACAAGGTCAAGGCCTACTTCGGGATGGCTCCTATGGAGGACTACGACGACGACTACTACGACGACGGCGATGACCGCGCCGGGTCGCGTGACTACGCGCCTCGGGCGGAGCGATTCGGCGAGGACGTTTTCGACCGCGTCGGCGGCCGTTCGGAGGGCCGCTACGACGACCGCTTCGAGGACCGCGACTACGACGACGCGCCCGCCGGCTACCGGGGCGGCTACGACGACGATGCCCGCGACCCGCGCTACCGCGCGCGTGAGTTCGATCGTCCCCGTGACTTCGAGCGCCGGTTCTCCTCGCTGCGCGGCTCGACCCGCGGCGCCCTGGCGATGGAGCCCCGCCGGATGGCGCAGATGTTCGACGAGAGCAGCCCGCTGTCGAAGATCACCACGCTGCGGCCTAAGGACTACAGCGAAGCTCGCACCATCGGCGAGCGGTTCCGCGACGGCACCCCGGTCATCATGGACCTGGTGTCGATGGACAACGCCGACGCCAAGCGGCTGGTCGACTTCGCGGCAGGCCTCGCCTTCGCCCTGCGCGGCTCCTTCGACAAGGTTGCGACCAAGGTCTTTCTGCTGTCGCCGGCCGACGTCGACGTCTCCCCGGAGGAGCGTCGCCGCATCGCCGAGACCGGTTTCTACGCCTATCGGTAG
- a CDS encoding YggT family protein — MALFFTILGIALFVFWLLLIARIVIEFIRSFSRDWHPTGATVVILELIMSITDPPVKLLRRLIPQLTIGAVRIDLSIMVLLLIAFVGMELALQHAA, encoded by the coding sequence TTGGCGCTGTTCTTCACGATCCTTGGTATCGCGCTATTTGTCTTCTGGCTGTTGCTGATCGCCCGGATCGTCATCGAGTTCATCCGCTCGTTCAGCCGTGACTGGCACCCGACCGGTGCCACCGTGGTGATCCTGGAGCTGATCATGAGCATCACCGATCCGCCGGTGAAGCTGTTGCGACGGCTCATCCCGCAGTTGACCATCGGCGCGGTGCGCATCGATCTCTCGATCATGGTGCTGCTGCTGATCGCGTTCGTCGGCATGGAACTGGCCCTGCAGCACGCCGCGTGA
- a CDS encoding DUF2249 domain-containing protein produces the protein MTTNDVVMATSAADSAAVDDIRSRYAELLGRQAALGAALLAAVAGPAFDEAHRAVQASIDQVVRPQLQAAVGLIFPALAGVERSRLLVEGLLGDIQLIEQVAARIAHGTDRVQVLAHTEVLRVLLEAVLGKVADLLLPALAQTSGVSLAALAAQLPGLDDIASGPAPTAQPSPAPHRHDGHTGCGCGEEDDEIPELDVREVPHAIRHATVFGAFDAVPVGGSLLLVAPHDPIPLLRQLAERSGGRLAVGYEERGPEAWRLRLTRV, from the coding sequence ATGACAACCAATGACGTGGTCATGGCGACCAGCGCAGCGGACTCGGCAGCCGTCGACGACATCCGATCTCGCTACGCCGAACTCCTCGGCCGCCAGGCCGCCCTGGGTGCGGCGTTGTTGGCCGCAGTCGCCGGGCCGGCCTTCGACGAGGCTCACCGGGCCGTGCAGGCGTCCATCGACCAGGTAGTACGACCGCAGTTACAGGCCGCGGTGGGGCTGATATTCCCGGCCCTGGCCGGTGTCGAGCGCTCGCGGCTGCTGGTCGAAGGCCTGCTCGGTGACATCCAGCTGATCGAGCAAGTGGCGGCGCGCATCGCCCATGGCACCGACCGGGTGCAGGTGCTCGCGCACACCGAGGTCCTGCGTGTACTGCTGGAGGCCGTGCTGGGCAAGGTCGCCGACCTGCTGCTGCCCGCGCTCGCCCAGACCAGCGGCGTCTCGCTGGCCGCACTGGCCGCCCAACTGCCCGGCCTGGATGACATCGCCTCCGGGCCGGCTCCCACGGCCCAGCCCAGCCCCGCGCCCCACAGGCACGACGGCCACACCGGGTGCGGCTGCGGCGAGGAGGACGACGAGATCCCCGAGCTCGACGTGCGGGAGGTTCCGCACGCCATCAGGCATGCGACGGTGTTCGGTGCGTTCGACGCGGTTCCGGTGGGCGGATCGCTGCTACTGGTGGCCCCGCACGACCCGATTCCGCTGCTGCGCCAGCTCGCTGAGCGCAGCGGTGGTCGGCTGGCGGTCGGCTACGAGGAGCGTGGGCCGGAGGCGTGGCGGTTGCGGCTGACCCGGGTCTGA
- the wag31 gene encoding DivIVA-like cell division protein Wag31, whose product MPLTPADVHNVAFSKPPIGKRGYNEDEVDAFLDLVETELTRLIEENADLRQRVSELDQDLAAARAGGGAQSIPSIPAYEPAPEPVAPPQPVVAAPAAEVPSEEQHLKAARVLSLAQDTADRLTGTARAESEKMMADARANADQILTEARQTAETTVAEARQRADAMLSDAQTRSETQLRQAQEKADALQADAERKHSEIMGTINQQRTVLEGRLEQLRTFEREYRTRLKTYLESQLEELGQRGSAAPVDSSATGDGGGFNHFNRGTN is encoded by the coding sequence ATGCCACTAACACCGGCCGACGTACATAACGTCGCGTTCAGCAAACCGCCGATTGGGAAACGCGGCTACAACGAGGACGAGGTCGACGCCTTCCTTGACTTGGTGGAGACCGAGCTGACGCGCCTCATCGAGGAGAACGCCGACCTGCGTCAGCGGGTGAGCGAGCTCGACCAGGACCTGGCCGCGGCCCGTGCCGGTGGCGGCGCCCAGTCGATTCCGTCGATCCCGGCCTACGAGCCCGCGCCGGAGCCGGTGGCACCGCCGCAGCCCGTGGTCGCCGCGCCGGCAGCCGAAGTGCCTTCCGAGGAGCAGCACCTCAAGGCCGCGCGCGTGCTGAGCCTGGCCCAGGACACCGCCGACCGGTTGACCGGCACCGCCCGGGCCGAGTCGGAGAAGATGATGGCCGACGCCCGCGCCAACGCCGACCAGATCCTCACCGAGGCACGCCAAACCGCGGAGACGACGGTCGCCGAAGCCCGCCAGCGCGCCGACGCCATGCTGTCGGACGCCCAGACCCGTTCGGAGACCCAGCTGCGCCAGGCTCAGGAGAAGGCCGACGCGCTGCAGGCCGACGCGGAGCGCAAGCACTCCGAGATCATGGGCACCATCAACCAGCAGCGCACCGTGCTGGAAGGTCGCCTCGAACAACTGCGCACCTTCGAGCGCGAGTACCGCACCCGGCTCAAGACCTACCTGGAATCCCAGCTCGAGGAGCTGGGCCAGCGCGGCTCGGCTGCACCGGTCGACAGCAGCGCCACCGGCGACGGCGGCGGGTTCAACCATTTCAACCGCGGCACCAACTGA
- a CDS encoding IS481 family transposase — MSHANAALTPRARLRLAKLIVEQGWTYAAAAKMFMVCAKTAKKWADRYRAEGPAGMVDRSSRPHVSPTKTPTATVRRIVALRWRQRLGPLQIAGQIGIPASTVHAVLTRCRINRLSRIDRVTGEPLRRYEHPYPGSLIHVDVTKFANIPDGGGHKFLSQQQSKINARATARRTGERGNRYRPRIGIAFLHTVIDDYSRIAYAEVCTDEKAATAIGVLERATSWFAKHGVVVERVLSDNGSAYRSYAWRDACRALNITPKRTRPYRPQTNGKIERFHRTLADGWAYAQLYESTTERNTALPGWLHFYNHHRAHSALGGQPPVTRLTNLPGHHN; from the coding sequence GTGTCCCACGCTAACGCGGCGTTGACCCCGCGCGCTCGACTGCGTCTCGCCAAACTGATCGTCGAACAAGGCTGGACGTACGCTGCAGCGGCCAAAATGTTCATGGTCTGCGCCAAGACAGCCAAGAAATGGGCCGACCGCTACCGTGCCGAAGGCCCAGCCGGCATGGTCGACCGCAGCTCCCGACCGCACGTCAGCCCGACCAAGACCCCAACGGCCACGGTGCGCCGCATCGTGGCACTACGGTGGCGCCAGCGACTGGGCCCGCTGCAGATCGCCGGCCAGATCGGGATACCGGCCTCGACGGTGCATGCGGTGCTGACACGGTGTCGGATCAACCGGCTCTCACGCATCGATCGGGTTACCGGCGAACCGTTGCGCCGCTACGAGCACCCGTATCCCGGCTCGTTGATCCATGTCGATGTCACCAAGTTCGCCAACATCCCCGACGGCGGCGGACACAAATTCCTCAGCCAGCAACAGAGCAAGATCAATGCCCGAGCGACCGCTCGACGTACCGGTGAACGCGGCAACAGATACCGCCCGAGGATCGGAATCGCATTCCTGCACACCGTGATCGACGACTACTCCCGAATTGCCTACGCCGAAGTCTGCACCGACGAGAAGGCAGCCACCGCGATCGGTGTACTCGAACGAGCCACCTCGTGGTTTGCCAAGCACGGTGTCGTCGTCGAGCGGGTGCTGTCTGACAATGGATCGGCCTACCGGTCCTACGCCTGGCGCGATGCCTGCCGAGCTTTGAACATCACACCTAAACGAACCCGGCCCTACCGGCCCCAGACCAACGGCAAAATCGAGAGATTCCACCGCACCCTGGCCGACGGCTGGGCCTACGCCCAACTCTACGAATCCACCACCGAACGCAACACAGCACTACCAGGATGGCTGCACTTCTACAATCATCATCGAGCCCACTCCGCCCTCGGAGGCCAGCCACCGGTCACCCGACTGACCAACCTCCCTGGACATCACAATTAG
- a CDS encoding phosphoribosyltransferase translates to MTRPGAYLRQPAPRTFRDRHDAGRALAELLRGYLSDYLSGVAGAQGVVVLGLARGGVPVAWEVAAALRVPLDVFLVRKLGVPQQPELAMGALAGGQVVMNDEVVRSLGIDDDEVQSVIERETTELRRRERAYRGDRPAADLRGRVVILVDDGIATGASVLAAVRAVQAAEPASIIVAVPVAPRSASRKIAQEADDIVCVTTPDAFDAVGQVYRDFDQTDDDEVRDLLAAPTTGRAAG, encoded by the coding sequence ATGACTCGTCCAGGCGCGTACCTTCGCCAGCCGGCGCCACGCACCTTTCGCGATCGCCACGACGCCGGCCGGGCCTTGGCTGAGCTTTTGAGGGGCTATCTGTCCGACTACCTGTCCGGCGTAGCGGGCGCCCAGGGCGTGGTGGTGCTGGGATTGGCCCGCGGCGGAGTGCCGGTCGCCTGGGAGGTCGCCGCCGCCCTGCGCGTGCCACTGGACGTGTTCCTGGTCCGCAAGCTCGGTGTGCCGCAGCAGCCCGAGTTGGCGATGGGCGCGCTGGCCGGCGGCCAGGTGGTGATGAACGACGAGGTGGTCCGCAGCCTCGGTATCGACGACGACGAGGTGCAGTCGGTGATCGAGCGCGAGACCACCGAACTACGCCGCCGCGAGCGTGCCTACCGTGGCGACCGGCCGGCGGCCGATCTGCGCGGCCGGGTGGTGATCTTGGTCGATGACGGCATCGCCACCGGTGCGAGTGTGCTGGCGGCGGTACGGGCGGTCCAGGCGGCCGAGCCGGCGTCGATCATCGTCGCCGTGCCGGTGGCCCCACGCTCGGCATCCCGCAAGATCGCCCAGGAAGCCGACGACATCGTGTGCGTCACGACCCCCGACGCATTCGATGCCGTGGGACAGGTCTATCGCGACTTCGACCAGACCGACGACGACGAAGTCCGCGATCTGCTGGCCGCGCCGACTACCGGCCGAGCAGCCGGCTAA